One segment of Spiroplasma cantharicola DNA contains the following:
- a CDS encoding SprT-like domain-containing protein, translating into MKYRIDDLILELHSIHNQLNKFLFSNTLLQVKINIETSKRKSRLTLGHFDTAKDWSDNLNQITIWTLALNGDYLNIIGVLVHEMVHQYNFERNIKDVENNQRHNKHFKKICEEVAMLTVAKNSRRGFSSTSPSQELVKFIENELDFNKDLFTSLMHKDAINYHPKGYNKSNKYLCKGCDTIINNSREVTLNIKCMDCNIMFEIL; encoded by the coding sequence ATGAAATATCGAATTGATGATTTAATCTTGGAATTACATTCAATCCATAATCAATTAAATAAATTTTTATTTTCCAATACCCTCTTGCAAGTTAAAATAAATATTGAAACTAGTAAAAGAAAAAGTAGACTAACCTTAGGTCACTTTGATACAGCAAAGGATTGATCAGATAATTTGAATCAAATAACTATCTGAACTTTAGCTTTAAATGGAGATTATTTAAACATCATAGGGGTGCTTGTTCATGAAATGGTACATCAATATAATTTTGAAAGAAATATTAAAGATGTTGAAAATAATCAAAGACATAATAAGCATTTTAAAAAAATTTGTGAAGAGGTGGCTATGCTCACTGTTGCTAAAAATTCTAGACGTGGATTTTCATCTACTTCCCCTTCACAAGAACTTGTGAAATTTATTGAAAATGAACTTGATTTTAACAAAGACCTATTCACATCTTTAATGCATAAAGATGCTATTAATTATCATCCAAAAGGTTATAATAAAAGTAATAAGTATCTTTGTAAAGGTTGCGATACTATTATAAACAATTCAAGAGAAGTGACACTAAATATTAAATGTATGGACTGCAATATAATGTTTGAAATATTATAA